The following proteins are co-located in the Paludibaculum fermentans genome:
- a CDS encoding DmsC/YnfH family molybdoenzyme membrane anchor subunit, which produces MSLPLLQRTADPSFCRYTPAEAEPLELRIPVRAPVEGEQYRFHFDMTKCIGCKCCEVACNEQNNNPAEIRWRRVGELEGGTYPFAERFHLSMGCNHCLEPACLIGCPVDAYTKMPDTGIVLHSADTCIGCQYCTWNCPYGVPQFNEERGVVGKCDMCHGRLSEGREPACVNACPQGAIAIELVQIDAWRATNAAAANAPGLPPAFETMSTTRITLPEHIDDSLRKADYHRVRPEHPHWPLVFLLVLTQMSVGAFAVLLAMGAAAPKLSFLFATAAGHAALGFSLLHLGRPAHAIRALKMWKRSWLSREVLFFSLFAGLTAVAAPAAFFGVGPVMPLLAATVLAGLAGVVSSARIYMVPARPGWNSPRTLVEFLLTGALLGSLLAGGPAWFTLAAAVSQAALTGWKIYAMRTSAEFEMKQSARLLTRTLRQHLAWRLALLALCLLPGIPAPLALAAALGSEILGRYLFFVSVVPRNMAATFFSGAEAA; this is translated from the coding sequence ATGAGCCTGCCCCTGTTGCAGCGCACGGCCGATCCCTCGTTCTGCCGGTACACACCGGCGGAGGCGGAGCCGCTGGAACTCAGGATCCCCGTGCGTGCGCCGGTGGAAGGCGAGCAGTACCGCTTTCACTTCGACATGACGAAGTGCATCGGCTGCAAGTGCTGCGAAGTGGCGTGCAACGAGCAGAACAACAACCCGGCCGAGATCCGGTGGCGGCGCGTAGGCGAACTGGAAGGCGGCACTTATCCGTTCGCTGAGCGGTTCCACCTCTCCATGGGGTGCAACCACTGCCTGGAGCCGGCGTGCCTCATCGGCTGCCCGGTGGACGCCTATACGAAGATGCCGGATACGGGCATCGTGCTGCACAGCGCGGACACCTGTATCGGCTGCCAGTACTGCACCTGGAACTGCCCCTACGGCGTGCCGCAGTTCAACGAAGAGCGTGGCGTGGTGGGCAAGTGCGATATGTGCCACGGCCGGTTGAGCGAGGGCCGTGAACCGGCCTGCGTCAACGCCTGCCCGCAGGGCGCAATCGCCATCGAGCTTGTTCAGATTGATGCGTGGCGGGCGACCAATGCCGCGGCGGCCAATGCGCCCGGTTTGCCGCCTGCCTTCGAGACGATGTCGACGACTCGGATCACGCTGCCGGAGCACATCGACGATTCGCTGCGGAAGGCCGACTATCACCGGGTGCGGCCGGAGCATCCGCACTGGCCCCTGGTCTTCCTGCTGGTGCTGACACAAATGTCCGTGGGCGCGTTTGCGGTACTGCTGGCGATGGGCGCCGCCGCTCCGAAGCTGTCGTTCCTGTTTGCGACCGCGGCCGGCCATGCGGCGCTGGGCTTCTCTCTGCTGCACCTGGGACGGCCGGCGCACGCGATCCGGGCTTTGAAGATGTGGAAGCGGTCGTGGTTGAGCCGGGAGGTGCTGTTCTTCTCGCTGTTCGCCGGTTTGACGGCTGTGGCAGCGCCCGCTGCGTTCTTCGGAGTCGGGCCTGTGATGCCGCTTTTGGCCGCTACCGTATTGGCCGGACTGGCAGGCGTCGTGTCGAGCGCACGCATCTACATGGTTCCGGCGCGTCCGGGCTGGAACAGTCCACGCACGCTCGTTGAGTTCCTGCTGACCGGCGCGTTGCTGGGTTCGCTGCTGGCGGGCGGGCCGGCCTGGTTCACTCTCGCCGCCGCTGTGTCGCAGGCCGCGCTGACCGGCTGGAAGATCTACGCGATGCGCACTTCGGCCGAATTCGAGATGAAGCAGAGCGCCCGGCTGTTGACGCGGACTTTGCGGCAACACCTCGCCTGGCGGCTGGCGCTGCTGGCGCTGTGCCTCCTGCCTGGGATTCCGGCGCCTCTGGCACTGGCCGCGGCGCTGGGCTCCGAGATCCTGGGCCGCTACCTCTTCTTCGTCAGCGTGGTGCCTCGCAACATGGCCGCCACCTTCTTTTCGGGAGCCGAAGCCGCATGA
- the cobA gene encoding uroporphyrinogen-III C-methyltransferase, protein MGKVCLVGAGPGDPELLTLKAARRLREAEVVLYDRLVSAEILTLADPEAIFIDTGKEEGHAEAIQQEIHRLLLQYAWEGKRVVRLKGGDPFVFGRGGEEVLFLRQHGIDVEVVPGISSSMAAPALAGIPVTHRGVAASVTVMTARCKGGTEADWSKVARVDTLVILMGVKWRERIARHLLACGRPAKEPAAFIERATTARERVVETTLGAIAAGKVEVESPAVLVLGAVVKLRGAMLALCARSMA, encoded by the coding sequence ATGGGAAAAGTGTGCCTGGTTGGCGCCGGACCGGGCGACCCGGAACTGCTGACGCTGAAGGCTGCCCGCCGCCTGCGCGAGGCGGAAGTGGTGCTCTACGACCGTCTGGTCAGTGCCGAAATCCTGACGCTGGCCGATCCTGAGGCAATCTTCATCGATACCGGCAAGGAAGAAGGGCACGCCGAGGCGATCCAGCAGGAAATTCACCGTTTGCTGCTGCAGTACGCCTGGGAAGGCAAGCGAGTGGTGCGGTTGAAGGGTGGCGATCCGTTTGTGTTCGGACGGGGTGGGGAAGAGGTCCTGTTTCTTCGTCAGCACGGCATTGACGTGGAAGTGGTGCCGGGCATCAGCAGTTCGATGGCCGCTCCGGCGCTGGCCGGAATCCCGGTGACGCATCGCGGTGTGGCCGCTTCGGTCACGGTGATGACGGCGCGGTGCAAGGGCGGGACAGAGGCCGACTGGTCTAAGGTGGCCAGGGTCGACACGTTGGTGATCCTGATGGGCGTCAAATGGCGCGAGCGCATTGCGCGGCACCTGTTGGCATGCGGCCGGCCGGCCAAGGAACCGGCGGCGTTCATCGAGCGGGCGACCACCGCCCGTGAGCGGGTTGTCGAGACCACACTGGGCGCCATTGCGGCGGGCAAGGTGGAAGTGGAGTCTCCGGCCGTGCTCGTCCTCGGCGCGGTGGTGAAGTTGCGCGGAGCGATGCTCGCCCTGTGCGCCCGGAGCATGGCATGA
- a CDS encoding uroporphyrinogen-III synthase, which yields MRVIALESRRAREMEELLRRQGFEPFVAPSVREVGLEANPTAVVFGESLIRNEFEAVICLTGVGVRQLFTLLKSRFDETELLGALKRTTTIARGPKPSAALRELGVQPTAIAPDPATYREVLAILASRLERRVAVQEYGRPDQRLLGGLAELGCQVTQVPVYQWALPEDIKPLQEAARRIAAGDAEAVLFTSSVQLDHLQQIAAELGVDVLAGLAKLKIASIGPTMTEALRAAGLEPAVEPSTSKLGFLIHEFTAFMKKA from the coding sequence ATGCGAGTGATAGCGCTGGAATCCCGACGGGCGCGTGAGATGGAAGAGCTGCTGCGGCGCCAGGGGTTCGAGCCGTTTGTGGCTCCCTCTGTGCGCGAAGTGGGGCTGGAGGCCAACCCGACGGCTGTCGTTTTCGGGGAATCGCTGATTCGAAACGAGTTCGAGGCCGTGATCTGCCTCACCGGGGTGGGGGTCCGCCAGTTGTTCACGCTGTTGAAGTCGCGATTCGACGAGACGGAGCTCCTCGGCGCGCTGAAGCGGACGACCACGATCGCACGCGGACCAAAGCCGTCGGCCGCCCTGCGCGAACTGGGCGTACAGCCTACCGCGATTGCTCCGGATCCGGCCACCTATCGCGAAGTCCTGGCGATTCTGGCGAGTCGACTGGAGCGGCGCGTGGCGGTGCAGGAGTATGGCCGGCCGGACCAGCGGCTGCTGGGCGGCCTGGCCGAGCTCGGCTGCCAGGTGACGCAGGTGCCGGTTTACCAATGGGCGCTGCCGGAGGACATTAAACCCCTGCAGGAAGCCGCGCGGCGCATTGCGGCCGGTGATGCGGAGGCGGTGCTGTTCACGTCGTCGGTGCAACTCGATCATTTGCAGCAGATAGCGGCGGAGCTCGGCGTGGATGTGCTGGCCGGACTGGCGAAGCTGAAGATCGCCTCCATCGGCCCGACCATGACCGAAGCGCTGCGCGCCGCCGGGCTGGAACCGGCCGTGGAACCTTCCACTTCCAAGCTGGGCTTTTTGATTCATGAATTTACCGCATTCATGAAAAAAGCTTAA
- a CDS encoding precorrin-2 dehydrogenase/sirohydrochlorin ferrochelatase family protein, producing the protein MAEGYPIILDVEGKKCLVLGSGREADEKSAALARAGAVLHRRAEYDSADLDSCFAVISAGPDRSRNPEIFAEAERRGILVCCVDDPPHCRFTFASVVRQGELVIAISTGGACPALAVRIREKLERELGPEYAEFLKLARRLRGRLAETVPDFQERRKLWYALVDSEILDHYRSGDEEAVNRDLASILPPDALI; encoded by the coding sequence ATGGCCGAGGGCTATCCGATCATTCTGGACGTCGAAGGCAAGAAGTGCCTCGTGCTCGGCTCGGGCCGCGAAGCGGATGAGAAATCCGCGGCCCTGGCTCGCGCCGGAGCCGTGCTGCACCGCCGGGCAGAGTACGATTCCGCGGATCTGGACAGTTGTTTTGCGGTGATCTCCGCCGGACCGGACCGTTCCAGAAACCCCGAGATCTTCGCCGAGGCCGAGCGCCGCGGCATCCTGGTCTGCTGCGTCGACGATCCGCCACATTGCCGGTTCACCTTTGCCAGTGTCGTCCGCCAGGGCGAACTCGTCATCGCGATCTCCACCGGCGGCGCCTGCCCCGCCCTGGCCGTCCGCATCCGCGAGAAGCTGGAGCGCGAACTCGGTCCGGAGTACGCCGAATTCCTCAAGCTGGCGCGGCGCCTGCGCGGCCGCCTGGCCGAAACGGTGCCCGACTTTCAGGAGCGCAGGAAGCTCTGGTATGCGCTGGTCGATTCCGAAATTCTGGACCACTACCGGAGCGGCGACGAAGAGGCGGTGAACCGCGATCTCGCGTCAATCTTGCCGCCGGACGCGCTAATCTAA
- a CDS encoding Hsp70 family protein, with protein MRLGIDFGTTRIVVAAVDRGNYPVAAFECPDGASREWIPPLIAVSGETRLYGWDAWAAQGTNGVLLIRSIKRVLADAGPETRIDLGTHHLPMRQLLAELLGYVREQLLHHSSLPILDGEPLEVMLGVPANANSNQRFLTAEGFRQAGFTVAGLLNEPSAASIEYAHRLAADDSKAPERVLVYDLGGGTFDVSLVLKEDRSHTVAATEGIPTLGGDDFDEILAELALEKAGYALSELSGHEEFLLLEECREKKESLHPNTRRLIVDLDSVREGWPQVAVPVNEFFDRCQPLVQETLHATQDLLQRVPEGESVSLYITGGASELPLIGRQLREEFGRRVKRSAYTRSATAIGLAIQADAQSTYQLRERFTRFFGVWRESEAGRVMLFDPLFERGLELPGPSEPPLERVRRYSPVHNVGHFRYLECSSRGPQAEPTGDVTAWDEIRFPFDPSLAEFDDLASVPVTHRDGEAPQVIEEQYTADASGAVLVRISNLTSGYERKYRLGRWAADERPVQQVKSRKRAARKG; from the coding sequence ATGCGGCTCGGCATCGATTTCGGCACGACGCGAATCGTGGTAGCGGCAGTAGACCGGGGCAACTACCCCGTAGCCGCCTTCGAATGCCCGGACGGCGCCTCGCGCGAGTGGATTCCGCCCCTCATCGCGGTGAGCGGCGAGACCCGGCTTTACGGCTGGGACGCCTGGGCGGCTCAAGGCACGAACGGGGTCCTGCTCATCCGCAGCATCAAACGCGTCCTGGCCGACGCCGGTCCCGAGACCCGCATCGACCTCGGCACGCACCATTTGCCCATGCGCCAGTTGCTGGCGGAGCTGCTCGGCTATGTGCGCGAACAGCTGCTCCACCATTCGTCCCTCCCCATCCTCGACGGCGAGCCGCTCGAAGTCATGCTCGGCGTACCCGCCAACGCCAACTCCAACCAGCGTTTCCTCACCGCCGAAGGCTTCCGCCAGGCCGGCTTCACCGTCGCCGGGCTGCTCAACGAACCCTCGGCCGCCAGCATCGAATACGCACACCGGCTGGCGGCGGATGACTCCAAAGCGCCCGAGCGCGTCCTCGTCTACGATCTCGGCGGGGGCACCTTCGATGTCTCGCTCGTCCTGAAAGAGGACCGCAGCCACACCGTGGCCGCCACCGAAGGCATCCCGACGCTGGGTGGCGACGACTTCGACGAGATCCTGGCCGAACTGGCGCTGGAAAAGGCCGGCTACGCGCTGTCGGAACTGAGCGGCCACGAAGAGTTCCTGCTGCTGGAAGAGTGCCGCGAGAAGAAAGAATCGCTGCACCCCAACACACGCCGCCTCATCGTCGACCTCGACAGCGTGCGCGAGGGTTGGCCCCAAGTGGCCGTCCCCGTGAACGAGTTTTTCGACCGCTGCCAGCCGCTGGTCCAGGAGACGCTGCACGCCACACAGGACCTGCTGCAGCGCGTACCCGAAGGCGAGTCGGTTTCTCTATACATCACCGGCGGAGCCAGCGAGCTGCCCTTGATCGGCCGGCAGCTCCGCGAGGAGTTCGGCCGGCGGGTCAAGCGCTCCGCCTATACGCGGTCCGCCACAGCCATTGGTCTCGCGATCCAGGCCGACGCGCAGTCGACCTATCAGTTGCGCGAGCGGTTCACGCGCTTCTTCGGAGTCTGGCGCGAAAGCGAAGCCGGACGCGTAATGCTCTTCGACCCCCTGTTCGAGCGCGGCCTGGAGCTGCCCGGCCCCAGTGAACCGCCGCTGGAGCGCGTGCGCCGCTACTCCCCCGTTCACAACGTAGGTCATTTTCGGTATCTGGAATGCTCCAGCCGTGGACCGCAAGCCGAGCCCACGGGCGACGTCACCGCCTGGGACGAGATCCGCTTCCCCTTCGATCCGTCGCTGGCGGAATTCGACGATCTGGCCAGTGTTCCGGTGACCCATCGCGACGGCGAAGCGCCACAGGTGATCGAAGAACAATACACGGCCGACGCAAGCGGCGCCGTACTTGTGCGAATCTCGAACCTGACCTCCGGCTATGAGCGAAAATACCGGCTGGGCCGGTGGGCGGCGGACGAGAGGCCGGTGCAACAGGTGAAATCCAGGAAGAGGGCGGCGCGCAAGGGATGA
- the cax gene encoding calcium/proton exchanger, producing MKIRFSLDWFLVFVPVTVALEYLRPTDHVTIFVCACLAILPLAGWLGHATEHLAAHTGEGVGGLLNATFGNAAELIIALAALQKGLHDVVKASLTGSIIGNILLVAGASTFAGGLKYRVQRFQATAARTQSTLLTLAGISLVVPAMFHHLAGAKGIAKEGGLSVEISVVLLLIYTGHLIFSLVTHKQLFKGLPTSEETESRHDHHPGWSVTKSVTVLAVATAFIAWMSEILVGSVEQAAHTFGMTSVFVGVIVVAIIGNAAEHSTAILMALKNRMDLSLSIAIGSSIQVALFVAPILVLASQFIGPRPMDLVFSPAEVLAVVLSVVIVGEIASDGESNWLEGAMLLAVYIILGISFYFLPEMGSHEAVTGAAQAGASH from the coding sequence ATGAAGATCAGATTTTCGTTGGATTGGTTTCTGGTATTCGTGCCAGTGACCGTGGCGCTGGAGTATCTGCGTCCCACGGATCACGTCACCATTTTCGTGTGTGCGTGTCTTGCCATCCTGCCCCTGGCGGGCTGGCTGGGCCATGCAACAGAGCATCTCGCGGCGCACACGGGCGAAGGCGTGGGCGGGCTCCTGAACGCTACCTTCGGCAATGCGGCCGAGCTCATCATCGCCCTGGCCGCCCTGCAAAAGGGGCTGCACGACGTCGTCAAGGCGTCCCTGACGGGTTCGATCATCGGCAACATTCTACTTGTAGCCGGCGCCTCGACCTTCGCCGGCGGCCTCAAATACCGCGTGCAGCGCTTCCAGGCAACGGCGGCGCGCACCCAATCCACCCTGCTGACCCTCGCGGGCATCTCGCTGGTGGTCCCCGCCATGTTTCACCATCTGGCCGGAGCCAAGGGCATCGCCAAGGAAGGCGGCCTCAGCGTCGAAATCAGTGTCGTCCTGCTGCTCATCTATACCGGCCACCTGATCTTTTCGCTCGTCACCCACAAGCAGCTCTTCAAAGGTCTGCCGACCAGTGAAGAGACGGAATCCCGGCACGACCACCACCCAGGCTGGAGCGTCACCAAATCCGTGACCGTGCTGGCCGTGGCCACCGCCTTCATCGCCTGGATGAGCGAAATTCTGGTGGGCAGCGTCGAACAGGCCGCCCACACTTTCGGCATGACCAGCGTCTTCGTCGGCGTTATCGTGGTAGCCATCATCGGCAACGCGGCCGAACACTCCACCGCAATCCTGATGGCCCTGAAGAACCGCATGGACCTCAGCCTGTCCATCGCCATCGGGTCCAGCATCCAGGTGGCGCTCTTCGTCGCCCCCATCCTGGTTCTGGCCAGCCAGTTCATCGGTCCCCGTCCCATGGACCTCGTCTTCTCTCCTGCCGAGGTTCTGGCTGTGGTACTGTCCGTGGTGATCGTCGGCGAAATCGCCAGTGACGGAGAGTCCAATTGGCTGGAAGGCGCGATGCTCTTGGCGGTGTACATCATCCTCGGCATCTCGTTCTACTTCCTGCCGGAGATGGGGAGTCATGAAGCAGTTACTGGAGCAGCTCAGGCAGGCGCGAGTCATTGA
- a CDS encoding cyclase family protein, which yields MKQLLEQLRQARVIDLAQTWFVGMPHWPTHPPFAMAMTKEHGDYVLPGGVSAAAELIALGTHVGTHIDGLGHFSCNGLFYQGKSSREVGIDLVPPVVRRGVLLDVAGDRELAEDESIGVPELEQAVRCPIEPGDVVLIRTGWGRHWTNARAFVNEQRQPGITLEAAHWLSSQHVFAVGADNVAVERIPSPRMEVHMHLLVESGIHLIECLNLEQLAQQKVTEFAFIAAPLKIVGATGSPLRPFALVEE from the coding sequence ATGAAGCAGTTACTGGAGCAGCTCAGGCAGGCGCGAGTCATTGATCTGGCGCAAACCTGGTTTGTGGGCATGCCGCACTGGCCCACGCATCCGCCCTTCGCGATGGCGATGACGAAGGAGCACGGCGACTACGTCCTGCCCGGCGGCGTCTCGGCCGCGGCCGAGCTGATCGCCCTGGGCACACACGTCGGCACGCACATCGACGGACTCGGACACTTCTCGTGCAACGGTCTGTTCTATCAGGGTAAATCCTCGCGCGAAGTCGGCATCGACCTCGTTCCGCCCGTCGTGCGCCGCGGCGTCCTGCTGGATGTCGCCGGTGACCGCGAACTGGCCGAGGACGAGTCGATTGGCGTACCCGAGTTGGAACAGGCCGTCCGATGCCCTATTGAACCCGGCGACGTCGTCCTGATCCGCACTGGCTGGGGCCGCCATTGGACCAACGCCCGGGCCTTTGTGAACGAGCAGCGCCAGCCCGGCATCACGCTGGAAGCGGCGCACTGGCTGTCATCGCAACACGTCTTTGCCGTGGGCGCCGACAATGTGGCCGTTGAGCGCATCCCCTCTCCGCGCATGGAGGTCCACATGCACCTGCTGGTGGAAAGCGGCATCCATCTCATCGAGTGCCTGAACCTGGAACAACTGGCCCAGCAGAAAGTGACGGAATTCGCCTTCATCGCAGCTCCGCTGAAAATCGTCGGTGCGACAGGTTCCCCCTTGCGCCCCTTCGCGTTAGTGGAAGAATAA
- a CDS encoding SDR family NAD(P)-dependent oxidoreductase has product MAQEFQGKTALVTGASRGIGAATAIALAQAGCAQVLVHYASGTEGAKVTAKAVEAAGAKAVLLHGELANEAGITAFIETLKPYSGHIDFLINNAGSLQKRAKLEDMDLATYNQVMDLNAKSVWFITQAIAPGMIARGSGVIVNVSSIAARNGGGPGATIYSASKAAVAAMTKGLAKELAPAGIRVNAISPGTVDNDFHARFSTREILDGVVRMTPQGRLSTNEDMAEVALFLCSNAARNIIGQTIEINGGAFMV; this is encoded by the coding sequence ATGGCTCAAGAGTTTCAAGGCAAGACGGCGCTGGTGACCGGCGCATCCCGGGGGATTGGCGCGGCCACCGCGATCGCGCTGGCGCAGGCCGGCTGCGCGCAGGTTCTGGTGCACTACGCCAGCGGAACTGAGGGCGCCAAGGTAACGGCCAAGGCCGTGGAAGCCGCCGGGGCGAAGGCCGTTCTGTTGCACGGCGAGCTGGCCAATGAAGCCGGCATCACGGCGTTCATTGAGACTCTCAAGCCGTACTCAGGCCACATCGATTTCCTCATCAACAACGCCGGCTCACTGCAGAAACGCGCCAAGTTGGAGGACATGGACCTCGCCACCTACAACCAGGTGATGGATCTCAACGCCAAAAGTGTCTGGTTCATCACCCAGGCGATCGCGCCGGGCATGATCGCCCGGGGCTCGGGCGTGATTGTGAACGTCAGCTCCATCGCGGCGCGCAATGGCGGCGGCCCTGGCGCCACCATCTACTCAGCGTCGAAGGCGGCCGTAGCCGCCATGACCAAGGGCCTGGCCAAGGAACTGGCGCCAGCGGGCATCCGTGTCAACGCCATCAGCCCGGGCACCGTGGACAACGACTTCCACGCCCGCTTCTCCACCCGCGAGATCCTCGACGGCGTAGTGAGGATGACGCCGCAAGGCCGCCTCTCGACAAACGAGGACATGGCGGAAGTGGCGCTGTTCCTGTGCTCGAATGCCGCCCGCAACATCATCGGCCAGACCATCGAGATCAACGGCGGCGCGTTCATGGTGTGA
- a CDS encoding RHS repeat-associated core domain-containing protein — translation MNESNPAGGADLVTTYTYNLFNQPLTVTMTRGTTTQTRTFTYNTPFLLTSVAEPETGTATYTYWTDGQIRTKTDAKGNVTTYVRDGYGRPSTIYRKPAGATVDDPTQTTTYGYDTGVNAQGRLSSVVVGAATETYEYSVGGLVTRKGVAFPNNDAPLEAVYTYDTLGRMTSMKYPDVYNGNGAVAEVGRTLGYQYVDPMGPQKLTDSTYASPGWRVTAQRNSAGQLTQMVVYQANGTSETETFTYNSLGQLTQASGRGSNIEYRYSATGNDGRITSRKDNISGDEVSYTYDQLGRLIAAATTGPEWGLTWAYDGFGNRLRQEVTKGGRAAVYSVDPATNRLNGGGATYDPNGSIESFGTGAGTAAYDVDNRMVSMSLDANNVERYAYSAANQRIQVTRSNGTVETFFYGLAGELLGVYQRGTKANGHKYFSSASIRVWFAGRLISSGANSVVTDRLGSVVKDGSEALRYYPYGDQNPGSTTENREKFATYTRDGFSGLDYAQNRYYSPQFGRFTTADPFSDSADYSRPQGMNRYNYVESDPANGVDPTGLLAAPLAEPPPGWPTIKWYAYLERITTTILAQCTVSTTLVTINQHCKDLFNSTLIPASGPGPQQTLYNALENSTKATWFYEAEGPEGCLTLAEATGLASAGSMTVHDWAIRSYQAGDIAITMNYRKSTDDPFESIPHVVLFSGYFELSTVARGLVLLYELLHVVHGTHDQIISALQIPDSYIKDTGPSIGITN, via the coding sequence GTGAACGAGTCGAATCCGGCCGGTGGTGCGGATCTGGTCACCACATACACCTACAACCTGTTCAATCAACCGTTGACCGTCACGATGACGCGGGGCACAACGACGCAGACCCGGACATTCACCTACAACACCCCGTTCCTGTTGACGAGCGTGGCGGAGCCGGAGACCGGCACCGCAACCTACACATACTGGACCGATGGACAGATCCGGACCAAGACCGATGCCAAGGGAAATGTCACCACTTATGTGCGCGACGGCTATGGACGGCCGAGCACCATCTATCGCAAGCCCGCAGGGGCAACGGTGGACGACCCCACCCAAACGACGACCTACGGCTACGATACCGGTGTGAATGCCCAGGGCCGATTGAGCAGCGTTGTTGTCGGAGCGGCGACGGAAACTTACGAGTACTCGGTAGGCGGGCTGGTTACAAGGAAGGGCGTGGCCTTCCCGAACAACGATGCGCCATTGGAGGCGGTGTACACCTATGACACCCTGGGCCGGATGACTTCGATGAAGTACCCGGATGTCTATAACGGCAATGGGGCCGTGGCCGAGGTGGGCCGGACGCTCGGGTATCAGTATGTCGATCCGATGGGTCCGCAGAAGTTGACGGATTCCACGTATGCGTCGCCGGGCTGGCGCGTGACGGCGCAGCGGAACTCGGCTGGGCAGTTGACGCAGATGGTGGTGTATCAGGCGAACGGGACGTCCGAGACAGAAACGTTTACATACAATTCATTGGGCCAGTTGACGCAGGCGTCGGGCCGGGGTTCGAACATCGAGTACCGCTACTCGGCAACGGGCAACGATGGCCGAATTACGTCGAGAAAAGACAATATCAGCGGCGACGAGGTTTCATACACCTACGATCAACTCGGAAGGCTGATTGCGGCAGCAACCACCGGGCCAGAGTGGGGGCTGACTTGGGCCTATGACGGTTTCGGCAATCGCTTGCGGCAGGAAGTGACGAAGGGTGGACGCGCGGCTGTGTACAGCGTGGACCCGGCGACCAACCGGCTCAATGGCGGCGGGGCTACCTACGATCCGAACGGCAGCATTGAGTCTTTCGGGACGGGTGCGGGCACGGCGGCTTACGACGTGGACAACCGCATGGTGTCGATGTCGCTGGATGCGAACAATGTCGAGAGGTATGCGTACTCGGCGGCGAATCAACGGATCCAGGTCACGCGGTCGAATGGAACGGTAGAGACCTTCTTCTATGGCTTGGCCGGCGAACTGCTCGGTGTGTACCAGCGAGGGACGAAGGCGAACGGGCACAAGTACTTTTCGTCGGCGTCGATTCGGGTGTGGTTCGCGGGGCGGCTGATCAGCAGCGGAGCGAACTCAGTGGTGACGGACCGGCTCGGCAGTGTCGTCAAGGATGGGAGTGAGGCGCTGAGGTACTATCCCTATGGGGATCAGAATCCGGGAAGCACAACAGAAAACCGGGAGAAGTTCGCAACTTACACTCGTGATGGGTTCAGTGGTTTGGATTATGCCCAGAATCGGTATTACTCACCGCAGTTTGGGCGGTTTACGACGGCAGATCCATTCTCGGACAGCGCGGACTATTCGAGACCGCAGGGTATGAACCGGTATAACTACGTCGAGAGTGATCCGGCGAATGGTGTGGATCCCACCGGCCTCTTGGCTGCACCATTGGCTGAGCCTCCGCCAGGGTGGCCTACTATTAAGTGGTATGCATATCTTGAGCGTATAACGACGACTATTCTCGCCCAATGCACTGTGAGCACTACGTTGGTTACCATCAACCAACACTGCAAAGACCTGTTCAACTCGACACTTATCCCGGCTTCCGGTCCGGGTCCGCAACAAACGTTATATAATGCTCTCGAGAATTCCACTAAGGCAACATGGTTTTATGAAGCAGAAGGCCCTGAAGGGTGCCTTACGCTCGCAGAAGCTACAGGACTAGCATCCGCTGGTAGCATGACGGTACATGATTGGGCAATAAGATCCTATCAAGCTGGAGATATTGCAATAACGATGAACTACAGAAAATCCACAGACGATCCGTTTGAATCCATTCCACATGTGGTGTTATTTAGTGGCTACTTCGAGTTGAGCACGGTGGCACGGGGGCTTGTACTTCTCTATGAGCTCTTGCACGTTGTACATGGCACGCACGATCAAATAATTAGTGCTCTTCAGATACCTGACAGTTATATTAAGGACACTGGGCCTTCAATCGGAATCACCAATTAG
- a CDS encoding sulfatase/phosphatase domain-containing protein has product MPAELNAQGLADDTLVIFTSDNGGVDAVANEHPQDYYTSNDPLRAGKCWPYEDGIRVPAIVRSPGHTPTRAISHEPVTGVDWMPTICEAAGVPLPGDRAIDGVSLVPLLHGRASRPRGPLYWHFPHYQHTTPYSAIRDGAWKLIRFYESSKQELYHLARDAGEAHDVASQYPAQVQSLAARLDRRLQETGARLPIPNPSYAG; this is encoded by the coding sequence ATGCCAGCCGAACTCAACGCGCAGGGCCTCGCCGATGACACCCTGGTGATCTTCACCTCCGACAATGGCGGCGTCGATGCCGTCGCGAACGAACATCCTCAGGACTACTACACTTCGAACGATCCGCTGCGCGCCGGCAAATGTTGGCCGTATGAAGACGGCATCCGCGTACCCGCCATCGTGCGCTCGCCGGGCCATACCCCAACGCGCGCCATCTCGCACGAACCGGTGACCGGTGTCGATTGGATGCCCACCATTTGCGAGGCGGCGGGTGTTCCGCTGCCCGGCGATCGCGCCATCGACGGCGTGAGCCTGGTGCCCCTCCTCCACGGACGCGCCTCTCGACCGCGCGGCCCGCTCTACTGGCACTTCCCCCACTACCAGCACACCACTCCGTACAGCGCCATTCGTGACGGCGCCTGGAAACTCATCCGCTTCTATGAGAGCTCGAAACAGGAGCTATACCATCTGGCCCGTGATGCCGGCGAAGCACACGATGTCGCCTCGCAATACCCCGCACAGGTACAGTCCTTAGCCGCCAGGCTCGATCGAAGGCTTCAGGAAACAGGCGCCAGGCTCCCCATCCCAAACCCCTCCTACGCCGGTTGA